Proteins from one Candidatus Nitrospira nitrificans genomic window:
- a CDS encoding copper resistance protein B, with protein MSSALSKGCGVLAACVLSAGIGSTTVSAEADHGHGVAHADGAPVEVLQERVRTPATGIPRQDWPHPVHDRERHLFTLVDVLEYRPRTGGNGSNSDYRWDIEGWYGGDYNRLWFKSEGQQDTAFKADYDVDFQLLYGRFLWKHYDIQVGGRMETQSFRGGTVARGMGVIGLQGIVPYNYEFESALFIDQSGAVSARLSYTKDFLLTQRLILQGRFQTNLAIQRVEEFTTGSGFNNLEFGARLRYEIHRKFAPYIGLSFDRSFGETATLVRQQGGDPSQIRFMVGVRMWH; from the coding sequence GTGAGCTCAGCGCTCTCCAAGGGTTGCGGAGTGTTGGCTGCCTGTGTATTGAGCGCAGGTATCGGATCGACAACCGTCTCAGCGGAAGCCGACCATGGGCATGGGGTTGCGCATGCGGATGGCGCTCCAGTCGAAGTTCTGCAGGAGCGCGTTCGGACCCCGGCGACTGGCATACCACGACAGGATTGGCCTCATCCTGTGCACGATCGGGAACGCCACCTATTTACGTTGGTCGATGTCCTGGAATATCGCCCCCGCACAGGTGGAAACGGCAGCAACAGCGATTACCGCTGGGATATCGAAGGGTGGTACGGCGGAGATTACAACCGACTCTGGTTCAAGAGTGAAGGGCAACAGGACACCGCCTTCAAGGCTGATTACGATGTGGACTTCCAACTGCTGTATGGCCGGTTCCTCTGGAAGCATTACGACATTCAAGTCGGTGGTCGAATGGAAACGCAATCGTTTCGTGGTGGGACTGTGGCGCGCGGCATGGGGGTGATCGGGCTACAGGGAATTGTGCCGTACAACTACGAGTTTGAATCGGCGTTATTCATTGATCAGAGCGGCGCTGTGTCGGCCCGTCTGTCGTATACGAAAGATTTTTTGCTCACTCAACGTCTCATCCTCCAGGGCCGCTTTCAGACAAACCTGGCTATCCAGCGGGTGGAAGAGTTTACAACCGGCTCAGGGTTCAACAATCTGGAGTTTGGGGCTCGCCTGCGCTACGAAATTCATCGGAAGTTTGCCCCGTACATCGGCCTGTCATTCGACCGAAGCTTCGGCGAGACAGCCACTCTGGTGCGTCAACAGGGGGGAGACCCGAGTCAGATACGATTCATGGTCGGAGTGAGGATGTGGCACTGA
- a CDS encoding TolC family protein, translating to MIPYKIAIAFVVYCFLDLHTVSDMARADDSHISPYSLPEILTLAHKHSPVMTGVAAALEESQGRQIAAGAYLNPTVTGAAGRGSIRDPRTGVSIAERTITVEQPLEWPGKRSARQRAADAGFSGALAAIEEAKVTVTAEVKAGFYQLLFAQQDAQLAKENLRTVEDFVTLIRARVETKESPKFELVKATVELQKADKDLARAENALLVARANLNKIAGKALGERFAIHGEFEAPKADPDLRFLTEQAMARHPALRRQEKAVEQARFSLEHERAARIPNVSVIGQYHREAGDESIVAGLSVPVPLWYRRQGEIGTAVGTHHRAQAERLRIQYELEQAVTQYFQEMQTARRQIQVFERGLLYQAKEALDIAQFSFRNGVASLLEVIDAQRVYRQTLLESTQARAAYSLALARLEQAVGGLP from the coding sequence ATGATTCCGTATAAGATCGCGATCGCATTCGTCGTCTATTGTTTTCTGGATCTTCACACCGTGAGCGACATGGCAAGGGCTGACGATTCCCATATCTCGCCCTATTCACTGCCTGAAATCTTGACCCTTGCGCATAAACACAGTCCGGTCATGACCGGGGTGGCGGCTGCGTTGGAAGAAAGCCAAGGCAGACAGATCGCCGCCGGTGCCTATTTGAATCCGACCGTGACCGGCGCGGCCGGCCGGGGTTCGATTCGAGACCCGCGTACGGGTGTCTCAATCGCGGAACGGACGATCACGGTTGAGCAGCCGCTGGAATGGCCGGGAAAACGGTCGGCACGACAGCGAGCCGCGGACGCGGGATTCTCCGGCGCGCTCGCCGCAATCGAAGAAGCCAAAGTGACGGTCACGGCGGAAGTCAAGGCCGGATTCTATCAATTGCTGTTCGCCCAACAGGATGCGCAGCTGGCCAAAGAAAATCTCAGAACCGTCGAGGATTTCGTCACGCTCATTCGCGCTCGGGTGGAAACGAAAGAGTCGCCGAAATTCGAATTGGTCAAAGCGACGGTGGAGCTGCAAAAGGCCGATAAGGACCTGGCGCGCGCGGAAAACGCATTGCTGGTCGCACGCGCCAATCTCAACAAGATCGCGGGAAAGGCGCTGGGAGAGCGATTCGCCATTCACGGCGAATTTGAGGCGCCGAAGGCCGATCCGGATCTTCGCTTCCTGACGGAGCAGGCCATGGCCCGCCATCCGGCGCTTCGCCGGCAGGAGAAAGCGGTGGAGCAAGCCCGATTTTCGCTGGAGCATGAACGCGCGGCGCGTATCCCGAATGTGTCGGTCATCGGGCAGTACCATCGGGAAGCCGGCGACGAATCCATCGTGGCGGGATTGAGCGTGCCGGTCCCTCTTTGGTATCGGCGACAGGGAGAGATCGGCACAGCCGTGGGGACGCATCATCGAGCGCAAGCCGAACGTCTCCGAATCCAGTACGAGTTGGAACAGGCGGTGACGCAGTATTTCCAAGAGATGCAGACCGCTCGGCGGCAGATCCAGGTCTTCGAAAGGGGGCTTCTCTATCAAGCGAAGGAAGCGCTCGATATCGCGCAATTCAGTTTTCGGAACGGCGTGGCGAGTCTTCTCGAAGTCATCGACGCGCAGCGCGTCTACCGTCAGACGCTTCTTGAGTCGACACAGGCCAGAGCAGCCTATTCGCTTGCGCTGGCGAGACTGGAACAGGCGGTGGGAGGTTTGCCATGA
- a CDS encoding efflux RND transporter periplasmic adaptor subunit — translation MRFSLLRPPSTVVRSFLTVLTAAIAVTACQAKQDEAVKPPASVTSSAQSGVIELQEGSATLAQLQTERVGFHPIQMSLKAQAGKILSNENRLAHLSARVPGRIVAVYANLGDRVKSGDRLLLLDSPAFGEAQLEYRKTRTAARVTEKALERAQALFERGAIGAGEYQRREADSENAKADLHEAEEKLHLLGMTEREIERLGAEKLPHAEVAQVFLRAPFSGEVVERNATVGEVVDPNKVLFAVADLSTVWVRADFPEQQAGRLQSGLNVDVRVAAYPDTVFRGTVSYVGAMVDPATRTIMARSDIPNPDRRLRPEMFAEVTLITPEQSVLAVPRTAIQQVGSRTMVFVAQGPRRFESREVKIGEVSNDHVEVKTGVKEGDEVVTQGSYALKSEALREQMPMGGPL, via the coding sequence ATGAGATTCAGCCTGCTGCGTCCGCCGTCCACGGTCGTGCGCTCCTTTCTCACGGTTCTGACGGCGGCGATCGCTGTTACGGCTTGCCAAGCTAAACAAGATGAAGCAGTGAAGCCACCGGCTTCAGTCACATCATCGGCTCAGTCCGGTGTGATCGAGTTGCAGGAAGGGAGCGCGACGCTTGCGCAGCTTCAGACAGAGCGGGTGGGATTCCATCCCATACAGATGTCCTTGAAGGCGCAAGCGGGAAAGATTCTTTCCAACGAGAATCGACTCGCGCATCTCAGCGCCCGCGTGCCGGGGCGGATCGTGGCCGTGTATGCCAATCTCGGCGATCGGGTCAAATCCGGAGACCGTCTGCTCCTGCTTGATAGCCCGGCGTTCGGAGAGGCGCAGTTGGAATATCGTAAAACCAGGACGGCGGCAAGAGTAACGGAAAAGGCGCTCGAACGGGCCCAGGCGCTTTTTGAGCGAGGTGCCATCGGAGCCGGCGAATATCAGCGGCGCGAGGCCGACTCCGAAAATGCCAAAGCCGACCTCCACGAAGCCGAAGAGAAACTGCATCTCCTCGGCATGACGGAGCGAGAGATCGAACGGTTGGGCGCGGAGAAGTTGCCGCATGCGGAGGTGGCGCAGGTGTTTCTCCGAGCTCCGTTTTCAGGTGAAGTCGTCGAGCGGAACGCGACGGTCGGGGAGGTGGTCGATCCCAATAAGGTGCTCTTCGCCGTTGCGGACCTTTCTACCGTGTGGGTTCGCGCGGACTTTCCGGAGCAACAGGCCGGGCGACTGCAATCCGGACTGAATGTCGATGTGCGTGTGGCGGCCTACCCGGATACTGTCTTTCGCGGCACCGTCAGCTATGTGGGCGCCATGGTGGATCCGGCGACTCGGACGATCATGGCGCGTTCGGATATTCCCAACCCCGACCGGCGCTTACGTCCGGAAATGTTCGCCGAAGTGACGTTGATCACGCCGGAGCAGTCGGTCTTGGCCGTGCCCCGTACGGCCATCCAGCAGGTCGGCAGCCGGACGATGGTGTTCGTCGCGCAAGGTCCCCGCCGATTTGAATCGCGAGAAGTGAAAATCGGCGAGGTTTCGAACGATCATGTCGAAGTCAAGACCGGTGTGAAAGAGGGTGACGAGGTCGTTACTCAGGGAAGTTATGCCTTGAAGTCCGAAGCGCTCCGCGAGCAAATGCCGATGGGAGGTCCGCTATGA
- a CDS encoding efflux RND transporter permease subunit has translation MMERLIRLSLEQRLIVLLAGAALIVGGVAAFNRLSIDAFPDVTPVQVQVITRAPALAPPEIERLVTFPLEIELTNLPGKTELRSVSRFGLSVITVVFEESVDIYFARQLILERLVQTRSKLPRGAEPLLGPVSTGLSEVFMYLMEGPSHDLLDLRTLQDWVVRPMLRAVPGLADVDTLGGLAKQYEVLVDPSRLTSLSLTLRRVQTAVTENNQNAGGSYIEKGGDKLVVTGQGLARSSEDLERIVVAAHKGTPVYLRDVAQVRQGHAVRLGGVTRDGKGEVLEGIAVMMRGGNSREVVSAVKDKVALINRVLPAGVTLTPFYDRLELVTRALDTVERALLEGAAVVVLVLYLFLRNVRGALVVALMLPLATLATFLIMQRTGLSANLMSLGGLAISLGMIVDAAIVQVENVERHLNERSEGLSPPTTLAERLPVVLRAVLEVRRPSLFGELIIALTFVPLLTLQGIEGKMFIPLALTVVIVLLSSLALSMTVVPVLAAMLMRPRPAKGAGHALTRGRRYYRRFLEQAIRQTPVVIWAASALLAGGLALIPFIGREFVPIMDEGSVVVNLVRLPSISLSESLKIAGEVERLLLDIPDVRSVVSRTGANELGTDPMGMELSDMYVLLKPESERRARTKSEIEQQIRERLEQVPGIAFGLSQPIAMRVDELVSGVRSQVAIKLFGDDLTMLQVKADEIARTVRQVKGLSDLRVERIAGLYYLKLDIDRSKVARHGINVADITEVIEAVGAGIEAGEVFEGQRRFPIMVRFPDDRRADVESIAALWVTAPDGSRIPLRELADIQIVEGPAQISREQASRRIVVEVNVIGRDLVGAVEEAQAAVGSLVRLPPGYYVTWGGQFENQQRAMTRLAIVVPLVTGLIFLLLFLTFGNLRQAALILLAIPFAMVGGLAALLIAGLYLSVPASVGFIALFGVAVLNGVVKISYINQLRHQGMPLDEAVLTGMVMRLRPILMTALVAALGLMPLLLASGPGSEIQRPLATVVIGGLISSTALTLIVLPVLYRWIEQRAEQRISDPQPDMRPATVRGAS, from the coding sequence ATGATGGAACGGCTGATCCGTCTCTCGCTGGAGCAGCGGCTGATCGTGCTGCTTGCGGGTGCGGCATTGATCGTGGGCGGAGTCGCGGCATTCAACCGTCTGTCCATCGACGCTTTTCCGGACGTGACGCCCGTCCAAGTCCAAGTCATCACCCGCGCCCCGGCGCTCGCTCCGCCTGAAATCGAACGGCTCGTGACCTTTCCGCTTGAGATCGAATTGACCAACCTGCCGGGCAAGACGGAGTTGCGGTCGGTCTCTCGCTTCGGGCTCTCCGTGATTACCGTCGTGTTCGAGGAGAGTGTCGATATCTATTTCGCGCGGCAATTGATTCTAGAACGACTCGTCCAAACGCGATCCAAGCTTCCGCGGGGCGCTGAACCCCTGCTCGGACCGGTGAGCACGGGTCTGAGCGAAGTGTTTATGTATCTCATGGAGGGGCCGTCGCACGATCTCCTGGATTTGCGTACGCTCCAAGACTGGGTGGTTCGACCGATGTTGCGGGCGGTGCCGGGTTTGGCGGACGTCGACACCTTGGGTGGGTTGGCGAAGCAGTACGAGGTCCTCGTGGACCCGAGCAGACTCACGAGTCTGAGCCTGACGTTGCGCCGGGTGCAGACAGCCGTCACGGAAAATAATCAGAACGCCGGGGGCAGTTACATCGAGAAGGGCGGCGACAAGCTGGTCGTCACGGGACAAGGACTGGCGCGATCCTCGGAGGATTTGGAACGCATCGTCGTCGCGGCTCATAAAGGGACGCCGGTGTATCTCCGCGACGTGGCCCAGGTTCGGCAAGGCCACGCCGTCCGGCTAGGCGGTGTCACGCGAGATGGAAAGGGGGAGGTGCTCGAAGGGATCGCCGTGATGATGCGAGGAGGAAACAGCCGAGAGGTGGTATCCGCGGTGAAGGACAAGGTGGCGCTGATCAATCGCGTGTTGCCGGCCGGTGTGACGCTGACCCCGTTCTATGATCGCCTCGAACTCGTCACCCGGGCGCTCGATACGGTCGAGCGAGCGCTATTGGAGGGGGCCGCGGTGGTGGTCCTGGTTCTCTATCTGTTTCTTCGGAATGTGCGCGGCGCGCTCGTGGTCGCCCTCATGCTGCCGCTGGCGACATTGGCCACCTTCCTGATTATGCAGCGGACCGGTCTGTCGGCGAATCTCATGTCGTTGGGCGGTCTCGCGATATCCCTGGGGATGATCGTGGATGCGGCGATCGTGCAGGTGGAAAACGTGGAGCGTCACTTGAATGAGCGATCAGAAGGCCTCAGTCCTCCGACGACCTTGGCGGAACGGCTCCCCGTGGTGCTTCGGGCCGTGCTGGAAGTGCGGCGACCGAGTCTCTTCGGGGAATTGATTATTGCCCTGACATTCGTGCCGTTGCTGACGCTCCAAGGCATCGAAGGCAAAATGTTCATTCCGCTGGCGTTGACGGTGGTGATTGTCCTGTTGAGTTCGCTGGCGCTCTCGATGACGGTGGTGCCCGTGTTGGCGGCCATGTTGATGCGTCCACGCCCGGCGAAGGGAGCCGGGCATGCGTTGACGCGGGGGCGTCGGTACTATCGACGATTCTTGGAGCAGGCGATTCGTCAAACACCCGTCGTCATCTGGGCGGCGTCTGCCCTGCTCGCGGGCGGATTGGCGCTGATTCCGTTCATCGGCCGAGAGTTCGTGCCCATTATGGATGAAGGGTCGGTCGTAGTGAATTTGGTGCGACTTCCGAGTATCAGCCTGAGCGAATCACTCAAGATAGCGGGTGAAGTCGAACGGCTCTTGCTGGATATCCCGGACGTGCGTTCCGTGGTGTCGCGTACCGGCGCGAACGAATTGGGGACGGATCCCATGGGCATGGAACTCAGCGATATGTACGTCTTGCTCAAGCCGGAATCAGAGCGGCGGGCCCGGACGAAAAGCGAGATTGAACAACAGATCCGCGAGCGACTGGAACAGGTGCCCGGCATTGCGTTCGGGTTATCCCAGCCGATCGCGATGCGCGTGGACGAGTTGGTGTCCGGAGTCCGGTCGCAGGTGGCGATCAAGCTGTTCGGCGACGATCTCACTATGTTACAGGTGAAGGCGGACGAGATCGCTCGGACAGTACGACAGGTGAAAGGCCTATCCGATCTGCGCGTGGAGCGGATCGCAGGGCTGTATTACTTGAAACTCGACATCGACCGGTCCAAGGTGGCGCGACATGGAATCAATGTAGCCGACATCACGGAGGTTATCGAGGCCGTCGGGGCAGGGATTGAGGCGGGAGAAGTCTTCGAAGGGCAACGGCGGTTCCCGATCATGGTGCGATTTCCGGATGACCGGCGGGCCGATGTCGAGTCGATCGCCGCCTTGTGGGTGACGGCGCCGGATGGTTCCCGCATCCCGCTGCGGGAGCTTGCGGATATTCAGATCGTGGAAGGTCCGGCGCAAATCAGCCGCGAGCAAGCCAGCCGCCGCATCGTCGTCGAAGTCAATGTGATCGGGCGCGACCTTGTCGGCGCCGTCGAAGAAGCCCAGGCAGCGGTGGGAAGTCTGGTCCGGCTTCCGCCCGGCTATTACGTGACATGGGGAGGGCAATTCGAAAATCAACAACGAGCCATGACCCGCCTGGCTATCGTGGTGCCCCTGGTCACCGGGCTCATTTTCCTGCTCTTGTTTTTGACCTTTGGAAATCTACGGCAGGCGGCGTTGATTCTGCTCGCAATTCCATTTGCCATGGTCGGCGGCCTCGCGGCGCTGCTGATCGCAGGACTCTATCTTTCGGTCCCGGCCTCCGTCGGTTTCATCGCTCTCTTCGGAGTGGCCGTGCTGAACGGGGTCGTGAAGATCTCATACATCAACCAATTGCGACACCAGGGCATGCCGCTTGACGAGGCGGTGTTGACCGGCATGGTCATGCGACTTCGGCCCATATTGATGACGGCACTCGTGGCTGCTCTGGGGC